CGTGGCGACCTCGGGCGAACTGCCCAGGTCAACACCGAAGTCGCCCCGCACGGTGCCGCCCAGAAAGCTCATCCGCAAGTCGCTCACTTTCAGATCATCTGTTTCATAAGTCACATGGCCGGTGAGGTTTCCGGCCTTCTTGCGACCCGCAACGATTTCCTTGACCGCAACCTCAAGGTCCGCCGTCAGCACCGATTGCAGTTCGTCTCGCAGCTCTGATGTGGTGTCGTCCGGTCCCAGCACCTCTCGTGTGAACTCCACAACCTTTGCAACATCGGTCAGGTCCATTTTCGCAGACGAAATGCCACCGCCGAGCGCCAGCGAACGGGTGTCCGGTGGCGCCGAAAGGGTCAACGCGGCCTCGATCTCCGTTGCACCGGATGTCAAGGCCCCGTCAAGTCGAGCGCCTTCAGCCGAAACGGCAACACTTCCTAGGAAACCCATAGCGGAAAACGAGCCATTCGGGACACCAAGAGCTTCAAGCACATTCGCCGGATTTGGCATGGTCAGATCCGTTGAAAACCGAAGTTCGTCGATGACGCGAAACTCCGGAATGGCAAGCTGAAAGCTGAGCGTCAGAAGATCGCTCGCCTCGACGGCCCCTGTCAGCTCCTCCAGGCCGAAGGTCCCGGAGGCATTGTTGAGCGCAACATTGCCGGCGACAAAGCCCAGATCAGGCACTGAGGTAGCCGGGCGCCCGAGAAGAAGGGCCGTTGGAAACCGGTAGCTGCCTTTCAGATCGAGGCCCGAAAAGGCAATCAGGTCGCTCATCTGACCGTGCAGCGTCATATAGGGGGCGTCCAGCGGACCATCCCGGATCACGAGGTCTTCCAGGCCCACGGAATTGTCCGGGTGTTTCACGACACGGCCGACCGAAATCGGCCCGATCTGGTCAAAATCAAGCAGGACCGTATCCGTCCGGATCAGCACATCATCCACCGTCAACGCGGTCAGCGGCCCACTGACGCTGCCCTCAAGGGCTTCGATATTGACGGCGAAGCGATTGTCCGATGTCACGACGGGGGGAGACAGGATGGATTTGAAGTGCAAATCGACTTCAGGGGTCGTCAGGCTTCGGCTGACCGCCCCTGTGATCTTCACCCGGTCCCTGATCTCGTTTTCAAAATCCATCTCGATCCCGGAAAGGCTGAGTTGATCAAGGGGACCTGCAAAATCAGCAGTCAAGGTTCCCTGGCCGGCAAGGTCGCTTTCAAGACCAAGTGATGCCAGGAGGGTCTTGATCGATGCGGAACTGGACGCAAGTTGTCCGTCCAGACCAGCTATTTCCGAAGACGTGTCCACAGTCCCCGAGATCCTGCTTTCCAGACCAGGTATCGTCAGGGTCAGGTCGAAAGGACCGCGATAGGCCTCTTGTGCGATTTTTGAACTGGGAAAGCTGCCAGACACCTGAAAGGGCGTTCCATTAAAGCTGGCATCCAGAACCAGATCGACCTGTTTGGTTTCAGGATCGCCCAGCGACCGGAGCGTGTTGATCACCAGGGTCTCGTTCCAGCCATCTTCATCATCCACCAGGCTGACGGTGACATCACTCAGGTCAAAATTGTCCAGGACGGCACTGTTGATGATCTGGGAGGGCAACCTGGCATAGGAAGGTGTCCCGGCAGAATCCGTGCGCATTGCCCCTGCCCGAAGGACGAGATCCGCGCCGCTCATTTCGTAGTTGGATATGCTGGAGAAGTTTCCGGTCAGAAGGCCGTAGCCCACATCGAAACGGACCT
This genomic interval from Labrenzia sp. VG12 contains the following:
- a CDS encoding AsmA-like C-terminal region-containing protein; translated protein: MPRSPVQKPRRNWNRLRIALLVCAVAGLTGGSFLYAVLYSGVFLSLRQSLAAQAVGTVLSRQVEVRGPVGITLGHQIKVQIEDAYVERSTGSEGGKARVFEKVRFDVGYGLLTGNFSSISNYEMSGADLVLRAGAMRTDSAGTPSYARLPSQIINSAVLDNFDLSDVTVSLVDDEDGWNETLVINTLRSLGDPETKQVDLVLDASFNGTPFQVSGSFPSSKIAQEAYRGPFDLTLTIPGLESRISGTVDTSSEIAGLDGQLASSSASIKTLLASLGLESDLAGQGTLTADFAGPLDQLSLSGIEMDFENEIRDRVKITGAVSRSLTTPEVDLHFKSILSPPVVTSDNRFAVNIEALEGSVSGPLTALTVDDVLIRTDTVLLDFDQIGPISVGRVVKHPDNSVGLEDLVIRDGPLDAPYMTLHGQMSDLIAFSGLDLKGSYRFPTALLLGRPATSVPDLGFVAGNVALNNASGTFGLEELTGAVEASDLLTLSFQLAIPEFRVIDELRFSTDLTMPNPANVLEALGVPNGSFSAMGFLGSVAVSAEGARLDGALTSGATEIEAALTLSAPPDTRSLALGGGISSAKMDLTDVAKVVEFTREVLGPDDTTSELRDELQSVLTADLEVAVKEIVAGRKKAGNLTGHVTYETDDLKVSDLRMSFLGGTVRGDFGVDLGSSPEVATAHGRMEKFPLKSLMTELGLSSPISSTVYASFDVSGTASSETAFLRSLSGNLTASLWGGTLPNRMLDLAGLSVFTWLVTGNADGTTKLVCAVLPLHFRNGSASGKSLIVETPNVQVVGAGSVNFRSGALNLSFVPRAKRKQLVEIVSPFDLGGTLKAPKLTVHDAGPGRAVGEVLATPLNLIGHLFTGSRAINEDAKPCRLPKNTKPK